From one Clostridium cylindrosporum DSM 605 genomic stretch:
- a CDS encoding molybdopterin oxidoreductase family protein codes for MIVLDIKQSVCSYCSVGCNLNFYVENNEIKRVEPTSDYPVNNGFCCIKGLNLDKQQTKHEPHKKPLLRNEKGEMGEIPWDKAFKTFATRMKEIQERYGKESVAFLSTGQITTEEVALLGFVGRIHMGINGDGNTRLCMATSIVAHKQSFGFDAPPYTLKDLELSDTIIFIGANPVIAHPIAWDRVKGNKDAKVITIDPRKSETVLNSDIWIDIKPKSDIVLLYTLANVLIENEWIDKDYIKNYSEGFDGFKNHVKKYTLENVEEQTGISIKRVLELAEMIHKGKRVSFWWTMGVNQGFQAVRTAQAIINLAVITGNIGREGTGANSLTGQSNAMGSRMYSNTTTLYAGRDYNNENHREYVANILDIEEDKIPTKPTIPYDEIIKRIKSGEIKALWVVGTNPADSWVNNKEFKEVVKNLEFFVVQDLYSDTDSAKLCDLCLPSVSSLKKEGFLINTERRLSAVVPILSKEEGELTDYEIFLGIGRALGVGKALDKWKTPKHAFEIIKQFSSGMPCDITGVDYDMLVNSTGVQWPFREGDKLEDNERRLYEDNRFFTESGKIRFVYEDVVDYPEIPRPEFPYILNSGRGTVGQWHTQTRTREIPTVEDITFLSSHVFMNSELARDLNIKDNEKVLITSSNGESANFIAKISDSVKKNQLFAPMHYFNTNILTPYVFDTYSKEPSYKYVTVNIQRI; via the coding sequence ATGATTGTATTGGATATAAAGCAATCAGTTTGTAGTTATTGTTCAGTTGGATGTAATCTAAATTTTTATGTTGAAAACAATGAAATAAAGAGGGTTGAACCTACTAGTGATTATCCTGTAAATAATGGATTTTGCTGTATAAAGGGACTAAATTTAGATAAACAACAAACTAAGCATGAACCCCATAAAAAACCTCTTTTAAGAAATGAAAAAGGTGAAATGGGTGAAATACCATGGGATAAAGCCTTTAAAACCTTTGCTACTAGGATGAAAGAAATTCAAGAAAGATATGGTAAGGAAAGTGTAGCTTTTTTAAGTACAGGTCAAATAACTACTGAGGAAGTGGCACTACTAGGTTTTGTAGGAAGAATTCATATGGGGATAAATGGTGATGGAAACACAAGACTTTGCATGGCAACCTCTATTGTAGCTCATAAGCAAAGCTTTGGATTTGATGCACCTCCATACACATTAAAGGATTTAGAACTTTCAGATACTATTATATTTATTGGAGCTAATCCAGTAATAGCTCATCCTATAGCCTGGGATCGAGTAAAGGGAAACAAAGATGCAAAAGTAATCACTATAGATCCAAGAAAATCAGAAACAGTACTTAATTCAGATATATGGATAGACATTAAACCAAAGTCAGATATTGTACTGCTATATACTTTAGCTAATGTGTTAATTGAAAACGAATGGATTGATAAAGATTATATAAAGAACTACTCAGAGGGCTTCGATGGCTTTAAAAATCATGTTAAAAAATACACCTTAGAAAATGTTGAGGAGCAAACGGGAATCTCAATTAAGCGTGTACTAGAACTAGCTGAGATGATTCACAAAGGAAAAAGAGTCTCTTTTTGGTGGACCATGGGTGTTAACCAAGGGTTTCAAGCAGTTAGAACAGCACAGGCAATAATAAATCTTGCTGTAATAACTGGGAACATAGGAAGAGAAGGAACAGGTGCTAATTCCTTAACAGGACAAAGTAATGCTATGGGTTCAAGAATGTATAGCAATACTACAACGCTATATGCTGGAAGGGATTACAATAATGAAAATCACAGAGAATATGTTGCTAATATTTTAGATATTGAAGAAGATAAAATCCCAACAAAGCCAACAATCCCATATGATGAAATTATAAAGAGAATAAAAAGCGGAGAGATTAAAGCACTTTGGGTAGTTGGAACTAATCCAGCGGATTCCTGGGTTAATAATAAGGAATTTAAAGAAGTAGTTAAAAACCTAGAGTTCTTTGTTGTTCAAGACCTATATAGTGATACAGATAGTGCAAAGCTTTGTGATTTATGCTTGCCCTCTGTATCATCACTAAAGAAAGAAGGATTTTTAATAAATACAGAACGTAGGCTATCAGCTGTTGTTCCGATTCTTTCAAAGGAAGAGGGAGAATTAACTGATTATGAAATTTTCCTTGGAATAGGAAGGGCACTTGGGGTAGGAAAAGCATTAGATAAATGGAAAACACCAAAACATGCCTTTGAAATAATAAAGCAATTTAGTAGTGGCATGCCATGTGATATAACCGGTGTAGATTATGATATGTTAGTAAACTCTACTGGAGTCCAATGGCCATTTAGAGAAGGAGATAAATTAGAGGATAACGAGAGAAGATTATATGAGGATAATAGATTCTTTACTGAAAGTGGTAAGATAAGATTCGTGTATGAGGATGTAGTAGATTATCCAGAGATTCCAAGACCTGAATTTCCTTATATATTAAATTCAGGAAGAGGAACAGTAGGGCAATGGCATACACAAACAAGAACTAGAGAAATCCCTACAGTTGAGGATATAACTTTTTTAAGTTCCCATGTATTTATGAATAGTGAATTAGCTAGGGATTTAAATATAAAGGACAACGAAAAGGTATTAATAACATCCTCAAATGGAGAAAGTGCAAATTTTATTGCTAAAATAAGTGATAGTGTTAAAAAGAATCAATTATTTGCACCAATGCATTATTTCAACACAAATATATTAACACCATATGTTTTTGATACTTACTCTAAGGAACCATCATATAAGTATGTAACAGTGAATATTCAAAGGATTTAA